A window of the Fuscovulum sp. genome harbors these coding sequences:
- a CDS encoding type 1 glutamine amidotransferase has translation MRIGILQTGLAPEALAPKMGDYPDMFARLLDGHGFTFQTWKVVEGEFPASVQDADGWLITGSRHGVYEDHPWIPPLEDFIRAAFAARVPVVGICFGHQIVAQAMGGKVERYNGGWAVGATEYDFGGETLRLNAWHRDQVIRVPEGAQVIATNEFCANAALLYDDRALTVQAHPEFRPDFIDGLIRTRGKGLVPDEVMAEATARMDLPIQDKTMAGRIAAFFKEPRA, from the coding sequence ATGCGGATCGGCATTCTTCAGACCGGACTTGCCCCCGAGGCCCTCGCTCCCAAGATGGGGGATTACCCCGACATGTTCGCCCGCCTGTTGGACGGTCATGGCTTCACCTTCCAGACTTGGAAAGTTGTGGAAGGGGAGTTTCCCGCCTCTGTCCAGGATGCCGATGGCTGGCTGATCACGGGGTCGCGGCACGGGGTTTATGAAGACCATCCCTGGATTCCACCACTGGAGGATTTCATCCGGGCGGCCTTTGCCGCGCGGGTGCCGGTTGTGGGCATCTGCTTTGGTCATCAGATCGTGGCGCAGGCCATGGGCGGCAAGGTGGAACGCTACAATGGTGGCTGGGCGGTGGGCGCGACCGAATATGATTTCGGCGGCGAAACACTGCGCCTGAACGCCTGGCACCGCGATCAGGTGATCCGCGTGCCAGAGGGCGCGCAGGTGATTGCCACCAACGAATTCTGCGCCAATGCCGCGCTTCTTTATGACGACCGCGCGCTGACGGTGCAGGCCCATCCGGAGTTTCGCCCCGATTTCATCGACGGCCTGATACGGACAAGGGGCAAGGGGCTGGTTCCGGACGAGGTCATGGCAGAAGCCACGGCCCGGATGGACCTGCCGATCCAAGACAAGACCATGGCGGGGCGTATCGCCGCCTTCTTCAAGGAACCGCGCGCCTGA
- a CDS encoding FAD-binding oxidoreductase, translating into MNLLHANDRAGEYPPSFYAATRAEFAPLTPLAGEVRADVCVIGAGYTGLSAALNLAQRGYRVVVLEAHRVGFGASGRNGGQVGSGQRLDQEALEATVGRADARRLWDLAEEAKGMVRGLIAEHDMPVRFHSGIAHACWTAAEARDAQAYAEKLRRDYDYDQVETLSCDQMARLIPSGVFAGGEVDWGAGHVHPLNYAIGLARAALAAGAVIHERSEVTRVDQGAKPVVHTSEGRVTCDHLILACNGYLGGLVPQVAARVMPINNFIVATEPLGDRAREVLAEPVAVADTKFVVNYWRLSEDNRLLFGGGESYGYQFPDIIQTVRKPMLEIYPALRDVRIDHAWGGTLAITMTRNPCFLRVAPNILSASGYSGHGVALATLAGRLLAETVAGQAERFDLMATLPTPRFPGGAMLRWPILVLAMTWFSLRDRLGF; encoded by the coding sequence CTGAACCTGTTGCACGCAAATGACCGGGCGGGGGAATATCCCCCGTCCTTCTACGCCGCCACGCGCGCCGAGTTTGCGCCCCTGACCCCGCTGGCGGGCGAGGTGCGTGCTGATGTCTGTGTTATTGGCGCGGGCTATACCGGCCTGTCCGCTGCGCTGAATCTGGCACAGCGCGGCTATCGCGTTGTGGTGCTAGAGGCGCATCGCGTGGGCTTTGGCGCGTCGGGCCGCAATGGTGGGCAGGTGGGCAGCGGGCAACGGCTGGATCAAGAGGCGCTGGAGGCAACGGTAGGCCGCGCCGACGCGCGCCGCCTGTGGGATCTGGCGGAAGAGGCCAAAGGCATGGTGCGCGGCCTGATTGCCGAGCATGACATGCCGGTGCGGTTCCACTCTGGCATCGCCCATGCCTGCTGGACAGCGGCAGAGGCGCGCGATGCGCAGGCCTATGCCGAAAAACTGCGCCGCGATTATGACTATGATCAGGTCGAAACGCTGTCGTGCGATCAGATGGCGCGGCTGATCCCATCCGGCGTGTTTGCCGGGGGCGAGGTGGACTGGGGCGCGGGGCATGTGCACCCGCTGAACTATGCCATCGGCTTGGCGCGGGCGGCGCTGGCGGCGGGTGCCGTGATCCATGAACGATCCGAGGTGACGCGGGTCGATCAGGGCGCGAAACCGGTGGTGCATACGTCCGAGGGCCGGGTGACCTGCGATCACCTGATCCTTGCCTGCAACGGCTATCTTGGCGGGCTGGTGCCGCAGGTGGCCGCCCGGGTGATGCCTATCAACAATTTCATCGTCGCAACCGAACCGCTGGGCGACCGGGCGCGCGAGGTGCTGGCCGAACCCGTCGCCGTGGCGGATACGAAATTCGTGGTGAACTACTGGCGGCTGTCCGAGGATAACCGCCTGCTGTTCGGCGGCGGCGAAAGCTATGGCTATCAGTTCCCCGACATCATCCAGACCGTGCGCAAGCCGATGCTGGAGATTTATCCTGCATTGCGCGATGTGCGGATCGACCACGCATGGGGCGGAACGCTGGCCATCACCATGACGCGCAATCCGTGCTTCCTGCGCGTCGCGCCCAATATCCTGTCGGCCTCCGGCTATTCCGGACATGGCGTGGCGCTGGCCACTTTGGCCGGGCGGTTGCTGGCGGAAACGGTTGCCGGACAGGCGGAACGGTTCGACCTGATGGCAACCCTGCCCACTCCGCGCTTTCCGGGCGGGGCTATGTTGCGCTGGCCAATACTGGTTCTAGCGATGACTTGGTTCTCCCTCCGCGACAGGTTGGGGTTCTGA
- a CDS encoding glutamine synthetase family protein: MSKWTEKLPEAARDFIAGRRVDEVECIIADIAGVARGKAMPASKFAKQASYFLPNSIFLQTITGEWADNPSGAFTEPDMILVPDFSTATAAPWTADVTLQVIHDAQDQQGNPVPTAPRNVLKKIVALYNAEGWQPIVAPEMEFFLTARNLDPNMPVMPPMGRSGRRAAGKQAYSMSAVDEYGKVIDDIYDFAEAQGFEIDGILQEGGAGQVEINLAHGDPVALADEIFFFKRLIREAALRHDCFATFMAKPIEGEPGSAMHIHHSVVDMKTGKNIFSDKKGGETPEFLHFIAGMQTHLPAAVALLAPYVNSYRRYVPDFAAPINLEWGRDNRTTGLRVPISGPEARRLENRLAGMDCNPYLGLAASLACGYLGLKAGKMPRPECTQDAYNMETDLPYNLGDALDLLEEDAALREVLGVEFCNVYDSVKRNEYKEFLQVISPWEREHLLLNV; the protein is encoded by the coding sequence ATGTCCAAGTGGACCGAGAAACTGCCCGAAGCTGCGCGTGATTTCATCGCAGGCCGCCGGGTTGATGAAGTGGAATGCATCATCGCCGATATCGCCGGCGTGGCGCGGGGCAAGGCGATGCCCGCTTCGAAATTCGCCAAGCAGGCCAGCTATTTCCTGCCCAACTCGATCTTCCTGCAAACAATCACCGGGGAATGGGCTGACAATCCGTCAGGTGCCTTTACCGAACCGGACATGATCCTTGTGCCGGATTTCAGCACGGCCACTGCCGCGCCCTGGACGGCGGATGTGACGCTGCAAGTGATCCATGACGCGCAGGATCAGCAGGGCAATCCCGTTCCCACTGCCCCGCGCAACGTGCTGAAAAAGATCGTCGCGCTTTACAATGCCGAAGGCTGGCAGCCGATCGTTGCGCCCGAGATGGAGTTTTTCCTGACCGCCCGCAACCTTGATCCGAACATGCCGGTGATGCCGCCGATGGGCCGGTCCGGCCGCCGCGCGGCGGGCAAACAGGCCTATTCCATGAGCGCGGTCGATGAGTATGGCAAGGTGATTGACGACATCTACGACTTTGCCGAAGCGCAGGGGTTCGAGATTGACGGCATCCTCCAGGAAGGCGGCGCCGGGCAGGTGGAAATCAACCTCGCCCATGGCGATCCGGTCGCGCTGGCCGATGAGATCTTTTTCTTCAAACGCCTGATCCGTGAGGCGGCGCTGCGGCATGACTGTTTCGCCACCTTCATGGCCAAACCGATCGAGGGCGAACCCGGATCGGCCATGCATATCCACCATTCGGTGGTGGATATGAAAACCGGCAAGAACATCTTTTCCGACAAGAAGGGCGGCGAAACGCCGGAGTTCCTGCATTTCATCGCCGGGATGCAAACCCACCTTCCCGCCGCTGTTGCCCTTCTGGCCCCTTACGTGAACAGCTATCGCCGCTACGTCCCCGATTTCGCAGCACCCATCAATCTGGAATGGGGGCGCGACAACCGCACCACCGGCCTGCGCGTGCCAATTTCGGGGCCCGAGGCGCGGCGTCTGGAAAACCGCCTCGCAGGGATGGATTGCAACCCCTATCTCGGCCTCGCCGCCAGCCTGGCCTGTGGCTATCTGGGGCTCAAGGCTGGCAAGATGCCGCGTCCGGAATGCACGCAAGACGCCTATAACATGGAAACAGACCTGCCCTACAATCTGGGCGATGCGCTGGATCTGCTGGAAGAAGATGCTGCCCTGCGCGAAGTGCTGGGGGTGGAATTCTGCAATGTCTACGACAGCGTGAAGCGCAATGAATACAAGGAATTCCTGCAGGTCATCAGCCCGTGGGAACGTGAGCATCTGCTCTTGAACGTCTGA